One Deinococcus aestuarii genomic region harbors:
- a CDS encoding DUF7007 domain-containing protein has protein sequence MDPRDPLGYPDTQGTDLAELQQLCDQSNARALEEDGFEQYWIVEGGRIIYPPAFVRDEEHEPLLTPWGRALRRTEVQPGVTWVVSNRHGGYHLSPEVNACIPEAVRRSNGYYEGDVEASLCAYFVPLRGASPADVLVVIEKEYPEVYAGLVSGRIKAPSGASS, from the coding sequence ATGGACCCCCGTGATCCTTTGGGTTACCCGGACACCCAGGGCACCGACCTCGCCGAACTTCAGCAGCTCTGTGATCAGAGCAACGCCCGCGCGCTGGAGGAGGACGGCTTCGAGCAGTATTGGATCGTCGAGGGAGGCCGCATCATCTACCCCCCGGCCTTCGTGAGAGACGAGGAACACGAACCCCTCCTCACGCCCTGGGGCCGGGCGTTGCGGCGCACCGAGGTGCAGCCCGGCGTGACCTGGGTGGTGAGCAACCGCCACGGCGGCTACCACCTCAGCCCCGAGGTCAACGCCTGCATCCCCGAGGCGGTGCGTCGATCCAACGGCTACTACGAGGGCGACGTGGAGGCCTCCCTCTGTGCCTACTTCGTGCCACTGCGGGGTGCTTCTCCGGCGGACGTCCTGGTCGTCATCGAGAAGGAGTACCCGGAGGTGTACGCCGGGCTCGTCAGCGGCCGAATCAAGGCCCCTTCGGGAGCATCGTCGTGA
- a CDS encoding FAD-dependent oxidoreductase translates to MSPDVDFDAVVVGGGPVGLFLGCRLARRGLSFLVLEQREAPPPHSRAIGIHPPALELLGRLGLADRMVARGVLIRGALVRGERGVLGELEFSGVSPYPFILALPQRDTETLLEARLHELRPGTLRRGVSVVDVDDGTSHATVTYRDNAGEVHQVRARFVVGADGHRSLVRQLAGIAYPGRPYQDRYLMGDFEDTTTYGATAVIHVTQGGVVEAFPLPHGKRRWVVRSEPGLREGAEDLCRLIHTRTGLHVPASTCSMLSPFGVGRHLATRFVKGRVVLVGDAAHEVSPIGGQGMNLGLLDAAALAGALEQEVRGEGSSRSPLLAYQRQRRRGARVAARQAEFNMFFGRPVRTPGPRERVLRVMLARPLRPLLARLFTMRWL, encoded by the coding sequence ATGTCGCCTGACGTGGACTTCGACGCCGTGGTGGTGGGCGGTGGCCCGGTCGGGCTGTTCCTGGGGTGCCGCCTAGCCCGGCGCGGCCTGAGCTTTCTGGTGCTGGAGCAGCGGGAGGCGCCCCCGCCCCACTCCCGAGCCATCGGGATTCACCCGCCTGCGTTGGAGCTGCTGGGGAGGCTCGGGTTGGCCGACCGGATGGTGGCGCGGGGGGTCCTCATCAGGGGGGCGCTGGTGCGTGGGGAACGCGGCGTGCTCGGCGAGCTGGAGTTCAGCGGCGTGTCTCCCTACCCGTTCATCCTGGCGCTGCCGCAGCGGGACACGGAGACGCTGCTGGAGGCCCGGCTTCACGAGTTGCGCCCAGGCACCCTGCGGCGAGGGGTCAGCGTCGTCGATGTGGACGACGGCACGTCTCATGCCACGGTGACCTACCGGGACAACGCCGGGGAAGTGCATCAGGTACGGGCCCGCTTCGTCGTCGGCGCGGACGGCCACCGGAGCCTGGTCCGCCAGCTCGCGGGGATCGCCTACCCCGGCAGGCCGTACCAGGACCGCTACCTGATGGGGGACTTCGAGGACACGACGACCTACGGGGCGACCGCCGTGATTCACGTCACCCAGGGTGGGGTGGTGGAGGCCTTTCCGCTGCCGCACGGCAAGCGGCGCTGGGTGGTGCGAAGTGAGCCCGGCCTGCGCGAGGGCGCCGAGGACCTCTGCCGCCTCATTCACACCCGGACGGGCCTGCACGTGCCCGCCTCTACGTGCAGCATGCTCAGCCCCTTCGGGGTGGGTCGCCACCTCGCCACGCGGTTCGTGAAGGGCCGCGTCGTGCTGGTGGGGGACGCGGCGCACGAGGTCAGCCCCATCGGGGGGCAGGGGATGAACCTGGGCCTGCTGGACGCGGCGGCGCTGGCAGGTGCGCTCGAACAGGAGGTCCGGGGCGAGGGGTCCTCCCGCAGCCCTCTCCTGGCTTACCAGCGGCAGCGCCGCCGGGGGGCGCGCGTCGCGGCCCGGCAGGCGGAGTTCAACATGTTCTTCGGGCGGCCCGTCCGAACACCAGGACCCCGGGAGCGGGTGCTGCGGGTGATGCTCGCGCGACCCCTGCGCCCACTTCTGGCGCGGCTGTTCACGATGCGGTGGCTCTAA
- a CDS encoding class I SAM-dependent methyltransferase: MGGSLARRDTAAHELMDDAGCDPQQLRNTYVQFRVVNAVLSGWGRVYRQEIRPHLHPERPRTLLDVGSGGGDVPRAFATWARRDGLALDVLGIDADPRAVAFARELPPMPGVQFRQVLSGDLVREGRRFDFVTSNHLLHHLTADELAMLLHDSERLCAVKVLHSDLERHPWAYRLFSVAARPFPHSFIREDGLTSIRRSYTRAELQATVPPGWQVRPLFPFRHLLTYVA, from the coding sequence ATGGGCGGCTCCCTGGCCCGGCGCGACACCGCGGCGCACGAGCTGATGGACGACGCGGGCTGCGATCCCCAGCAACTGCGCAACACCTACGTTCAGTTTCGGGTCGTCAACGCCGTGCTGTCGGGTTGGGGGCGCGTCTACCGGCAGGAGATCCGGCCGCACCTGCACCCGGAAAGACCCCGCACCCTCCTCGACGTGGGAAGCGGTGGCGGCGACGTGCCGCGTGCCTTCGCCACCTGGGCCCGGCGCGACGGCCTGGCGCTCGACGTGCTGGGAATCGACGCGGACCCGCGCGCCGTGGCCTTCGCCCGCGAGCTGCCCCCCATGCCCGGCGTGCAGTTCCGGCAGGTCCTCAGCGGCGACCTGGTGCGGGAGGGCCGGCGCTTCGACTTCGTGACCTCCAATCACCTGCTGCACCACCTGACGGCCGACGAACTCGCAATGCTCCTGCACGACAGCGAGCGCCTGTGCGCGGTCAAGGTCCTGCACAGCGACCTGGAACGCCACCCCTGGGCGTACCGGCTGTTCTCGGTGGCCGCGCGGCCCTTCCCGCATTCGTTCATCCGCGAGGACGGCCTGACCTCCATCCGGCGCAGCTATACCCGGGCGGAACTCCAGGCTACGGTTCCCCCCGGCTGGCAGGTTCGGCCCCTCTTCCCGTTCCGGCACCTACTCACCTATGTCGCCTGA
- a CDS encoding type III polyketide synthase, which produces MSVYVHAIDTAVPEAVYEQSFIRDLMREQPALDRRAQRLVGSIYNASGIERRHSAVKDMLLQPGEGPGVFFNPDTREVLTPSTGARNEVYARAARELFTVAAARVLDRCPDLGPADVTHVITVSCTGFFAPGPDYHLVRDLGLAPTTQRYHLGFMGCYAAFPALRAAKAFCEADPSAVVLIVCAELCSLHVQLDTDPDTLIANSVFADGAAAALVSARPPRPGSHALRVDSLDTTLTPTGEADMAWTIGDQGFKMVLSTYVPQIIEEHIHGALAPLLAGDAELAEAVHRDVRHWAIHPGGRSILDKVQGVLGLSDEQLTPSRAVLRDYGNMSSATVMFILQQVAQQAPEVSGERVCAMAFGPGLTVEMGLFTKLPPVV; this is translated from the coding sequence ATGTCCGTCTACGTTCACGCCATCGACACGGCTGTTCCAGAGGCGGTGTACGAGCAGTCATTCATCCGGGACCTGATGCGGGAGCAACCCGCTCTCGACCGCCGGGCGCAACGCCTCGTGGGCAGCATCTACAACGCTTCGGGCATCGAGCGCCGCCACAGCGCGGTCAAGGACATGCTCTTGCAGCCCGGCGAGGGTCCCGGCGTCTTTTTCAACCCCGACACCCGCGAGGTGCTGACCCCCAGCACCGGCGCCCGGAACGAGGTGTACGCCCGCGCGGCCCGCGAGCTGTTCACGGTCGCCGCCGCGCGGGTGCTGGACCGCTGCCCGGACCTGGGACCCGCCGACGTGACCCACGTGATCACCGTGTCCTGTACCGGGTTTTTCGCCCCGGGGCCGGACTACCACCTCGTGCGGGACCTCGGGCTCGCGCCCACCACCCAGCGTTACCACCTGGGCTTCATGGGCTGCTACGCCGCCTTCCCGGCGCTGCGGGCAGCGAAGGCCTTCTGCGAGGCCGACCCGTCCGCCGTCGTCCTGATCGTCTGCGCGGAGCTGTGTTCGCTGCACGTGCAGCTCGACACCGACCCCGACACCTTGATCGCCAACTCGGTCTTTGCCGACGGGGCCGCTGCCGCGCTCGTGAGTGCCCGACCACCCCGCCCCGGCAGTCACGCCCTGCGCGTGGACAGCCTCGACACGACCCTGACCCCAACCGGCGAGGCGGACATGGCCTGGACCATCGGCGACCAGGGCTTCAAGATGGTGCTGTCCACCTACGTGCCGCAGATCATCGAGGAGCACATCCACGGGGCGCTCGCGCCCCTGCTGGCGGGGGACGCGGAGCTGGCGGAGGCCGTGCACCGCGACGTGCGGCACTGGGCGATCCACCCGGGCGGGCGCAGCATCCTCGACAAGGTGCAGGGTGTACTGGGGCTGAGCGACGAGCAACTGACGCCCTCCCGCGCGGTCCTGCGCGACTATGGCAACATGAGCAGCGCCACGGTGATGTTCATTCTCCAGCAGGTCGCTCAGCAGGCACCGGAGGTTTCGGGTGAGCGCGTCTGCGCGATGGCGTTCGGTCCCGGCCTCACCGTGGAGATGGGCCTGTTCACGAAGCTGCCCCCGGTGGTCTGA